Proteins encoded within one genomic window of Lysinibacillus sphaericus:
- a CDS encoding DUF3969 family protein, translated as MNKLLLNTTNNEELEKLLLINVIGLIEALKKDLLTIEETEKVLFNPYTMDLLQSKGISKEILEIIHLGTELEDIVSLMPEKLFESLSEIEYESIAQLEQRKAYKFRNKVIESIN; from the coding sequence ATGAATAAATTATTATTGAATACTACAAATAACGAAGAATTAGAAAAACTACTACTCATAAATGTAATAGGTTTAATTGAGGCGTTAAAAAAAGATTTATTAACAATCGAAGAAACTGAAAAAGTTTTATTTAACCCTTATACTATGGATTTATTACAGTCTAAAGGAATTTCAAAAGAAATATTAGAAATTATTCATCTAGGCACTGAATTAGAAGATATAGTGAGTCTAATGCCTGAAAAATTATTTGAAAGTTTAAGCGAAATTGAATATGAAAGTATTGCTCAATTAGAACAAAGAAAAGCATATAAATTTCGAAATAAAGTTATTGAATCAATAAATTGA
- a CDS encoding aldehyde dehydrogenase family protein, whose amino-acid sequence MNETKLWINGQWQEAKETYELTSPYNGEIIAKVAKASVSDVEQAIEGAQNAFLSFKQTTAYDRAEILYKVVDIMRRRKDELAEILAQEAGKPISAGLPEIERTIATYQFAAEGAKQVKGETVPMDAAPGAGDRIGWTKREPLGVISAITPFNFPFNLVAHKLGPAFAVGNTVVLKPATQTPLSAIVMAEIFKEAGLPDGALQIVTGSGGELSDTLVTHPFVKKVTFTGSGKVGLGIKEKVGLRKVTLELGSNAAVIVEPSTPIEKIVARCVSGAFSFAGQVCISLQRIYVHASIVDAFTKAFVAQTEKLVVGDPLDKNTDVSAMINPNEVSRIHSWIEEAKAQGAVVATGGTFTERTLTPTVMTNVTADMKIVCQETFAPIVSIVSYETLDDAIRLVNESELGLNAGIFTNVLPDALRAADELQAGAVIINDIPTFRVDNMPYGGVKMSGYGREGIKWAIEEMTDMKFITMKKSF is encoded by the coding sequence ATGAACGAAACAAAGCTTTGGATAAATGGACAATGGCAAGAAGCGAAGGAAACCTATGAATTAACTTCGCCTTATAACGGTGAGATTATTGCAAAGGTTGCCAAGGCATCTGTTTCAGATGTTGAGCAAGCAATTGAAGGTGCCCAAAATGCTTTTCTTTCATTTAAACAAACTACTGCATACGACCGTGCCGAAATTTTATATAAAGTAGTCGACATTATGCGACGTCGAAAAGACGAATTGGCCGAAATTTTAGCACAAGAGGCGGGTAAACCTATTTCAGCAGGTTTACCTGAAATAGAACGCACGATTGCAACCTATCAGTTTGCAGCCGAAGGAGCGAAACAGGTGAAAGGGGAAACGGTACCGATGGATGCTGCGCCTGGAGCTGGCGACCGCATTGGCTGGACAAAACGTGAGCCATTAGGCGTTATTTCTGCCATTACACCGTTTAACTTTCCTTTTAATTTAGTTGCGCATAAATTGGGACCTGCCTTTGCTGTGGGGAATACGGTCGTGTTAAAGCCCGCAACCCAAACACCGCTCAGTGCAATTGTAATGGCGGAAATATTTAAAGAAGCAGGATTACCAGATGGTGCTCTACAAATCGTTACGGGTAGTGGTGGTGAGCTAAGTGACACGCTTGTGACTCATCCATTCGTGAAAAAAGTGACCTTCACTGGAAGTGGTAAGGTTGGATTAGGCATAAAAGAAAAAGTAGGCTTGCGCAAAGTAACGTTAGAGCTAGGCTCAAATGCGGCGGTGATTGTTGAGCCATCGACCCCTATTGAAAAAATTGTCGCGCGTTGTGTTAGCGGAGCGTTTAGCTTTGCAGGACAAGTGTGTATTTCGCTTCAGCGTATTTATGTACATGCCTCGATTGTTGATGCTTTTACAAAAGCATTTGTAGCTCAAACGGAAAAGTTAGTTGTCGGTGATCCACTCGATAAAAATACAGATGTCAGTGCCATGATTAATCCGAATGAAGTTAGTCGTATTCATTCATGGATTGAGGAAGCGAAGGCTCAAGGTGCAGTGGTTGCTACGGGTGGAACATTTACTGAACGTACATTAACGCCAACAGTAATGACAAACGTGACTGCCGATATGAAAATTGTTTGTCAGGAAACATTCGCGCCAATCGTGTCAATTGTTTCATATGAAACATTAGACGACGCAATTCGACTAGTGAATGAGTCGGAACTTGGCTTAAATGCAGGAATTTTTACGAATGTCTTGCCAGATGCATTACGTGCAGCTGATGAATTACAAGCAGGTGCTGTTATTATTAATGATATTCCAACATTCCGAGTCGATAATATGCCATATGGCGGTGTGAAAATGAGTGGCTACGGTCGAGAGGGTATTAAATGGGCGATTGAAGAAATGACGGATATGAAGTTTATAACGATGAAAAAATCATTCTAA
- a CDS encoding acyl-CoA thioesterase yields MTTNAVPMSQSRTVQTRLVLPPDTNNHNSIFGGRVLAYIDEIAAITAMKHAKGHVVTASIDSVDFLSAAHVGDILEIESIVSSTGRSSMEVYVRVISRNIETGEEKLTTESFVTMVAVDDDGKPKAVPAIFPETDAEKRLFETGPARREHRKQKRALAH; encoded by the coding sequence ATGACAACCAATGCTGTACCCATGAGCCAATCACGTACGGTTCAGACGCGTCTCGTATTACCACCGGATACTAATAATCATAATTCCATTTTTGGTGGAAGAGTATTAGCTTATATTGATGAAATTGCGGCAATTACAGCGATGAAGCATGCAAAAGGGCATGTTGTCACGGCCTCCATTGATTCTGTTGATTTTTTATCAGCAGCGCATGTGGGTGATATTCTTGAAATTGAAAGTATTGTGTCATCTACAGGACGTTCATCTATGGAAGTCTATGTCCGTGTTATTTCTCGTAACATTGAGACGGGTGAAGAAAAATTAACAACCGAATCATTTGTAACGATGGTTGCAGTAGATGATGATGGTAAACCGAAGGCTGTTCCTGCTATTTTCCCAGAAACGGATGCAGAAAAACGGTTGTTTGAAACAGGTCCGGCTCGACGAGAGCATCGCAAGCAAAAACGTGCTTTGGCACATTAA
- a CDS encoding globin-coupled sensor protein: MSWFSKKNNYGYSITLTPEAFIQQVQLDVSNHPKLQKQLQLLDLTTEDLAIIKQLQPLVKNVIPEMVDQFYAAISLSQNLLDIINRTSQIDRLKVTLHKHLSDMFESRINDDYIKERKAIAETHVRIGLQSKWYIASFQSLTSTFTNFTNDLDISKHDAIRAINAFCKLINFEQQLVIEAYEKEEERIRSVADKTKHALVTTIQSTAEELNAISEETAASLLVISSQTDDIAVATKQGLNFVADTQDKSKRGQQQLQEQNDLIHVILQSVNGLEVTMNQLRTSSQKISEIVGLVTGIADQTNLLALNASIEAARAGEHGKGFAVVAEEVRKLAEETKSAVQNVSHLIKETESNISTMANSVINVDQKIQHSVDTQTSLSKSFNDIAEAVSGIQQQYVNTAKDISAISNLITELSQGATLVSSSSDSLINVVNELNI; this comes from the coding sequence ATGAGTTGGTTTTCAAAAAAGAACAATTATGGTTATTCAATTACACTAACACCAGAAGCGTTTATACAACAAGTACAATTAGATGTTTCTAATCATCCTAAGTTACAAAAACAATTACAACTATTAGACTTAACTACTGAAGATTTAGCCATCATTAAACAATTGCAGCCATTAGTGAAAAATGTTATTCCTGAAATGGTCGATCAATTTTATGCAGCGATTAGCTTAAGCCAAAATTTATTAGATATTATTAACAGAACATCACAAATCGACCGTTTAAAAGTTACTTTACATAAGCATCTAAGTGATATGTTCGAAAGTCGTATTAATGACGACTACATTAAAGAAAGAAAGGCAATCGCTGAGACACATGTTCGAATTGGGCTCCAATCAAAGTGGTATATCGCTTCATTCCAATCATTAACTTCGACTTTTACAAACTTTACGAATGATTTAGATATTTCAAAGCATGACGCTATCCGTGCCATCAATGCCTTTTGTAAACTTATTAACTTTGAACAACAACTTGTGATTGAGGCTTATGAAAAAGAAGAAGAACGCATTCGTAGCGTTGCAGATAAAACGAAGCACGCACTTGTTACTACAATTCAAAGTACGGCAGAAGAGTTAAATGCAATCAGCGAAGAAACAGCCGCTTCCCTTTTAGTCATCTCCTCTCAAACGGATGATATTGCAGTAGCCACTAAACAAGGTTTGAACTTCGTTGCCGATACACAAGACAAATCTAAACGCGGACAGCAGCAATTACAAGAACAAAATGACTTAATACATGTTATTTTGCAAAGTGTTAATGGCCTTGAAGTAACGATGAACCAATTGCGTACGTCGTCTCAAAAAATCTCTGAAATTGTTGGACTTGTTACAGGTATTGCAGACCAAACAAATTTATTAGCACTGAATGCTTCCATTGAAGCCGCTCGTGCTGGTGAGCATGGCAAAGGCTTTGCTGTTGTAGCAGAGGAAGTCCGCAAGCTTGCAGAAGAAACAAAAAGCGCTGTGCAAAACGTGTCACACCTGATAAAAGAAACAGAAAGTAATATTTCAACAATGGCGAATTCAGTTATCAATGTGGATCAAAAAATCCAACATAGCGTTGATACACAAACAAGCCTCTCGAAATCATTTAATGATATTGCTGAAGCAGTATCAGGTATTCAACAACAATATGTAAACACGGCTAAGGATATTTCAGCCATTTCAAATTTAATTACAGAGCTATCGCAAGGGGCAACACTCGTCTCCTCTTCTTCTGACTCACTCATTAATGTTGTAAATGAATTAAACATATAA
- the corA gene encoding magnesium/cobalt transporter CorA, with protein MIRTMAMTKDQQLIKDFPLENIKQNHYEWYWVDFSCPTTEEELLLDTFFHFHPLAIEDCLMRLQRPKLDFYEDYHFFVIHKLNEETLIAEELNIFVSDHFIVTFHKNEAPEIDKVQKLLEEQPKYWERGTFFLTYQTIDKIVDSYFPLVYKIEDHLNALEDELTYQSNVNAMQIVFEFRSDLLHLRRTILPMRDLLYRILNSYRFALKKSERAYFGDIHDHLVKLTEMVESNRELTADMRDSYMAMNSSRMNGIMMMLTIVSTIFIPLTFIAGVYGMNFDNMPELHGRYSYFIVLGIMLLIGLFMLVFFKYKGWFKLFKP; from the coding sequence GTGATTCGCACGATGGCCATGACGAAAGATCAACAATTAATAAAGGACTTTCCACTTGAAAACATTAAGCAAAACCATTACGAATGGTATTGGGTAGATTTTAGTTGCCCAACTACTGAAGAAGAACTATTGCTTGATACATTTTTCCACTTTCATCCGCTTGCGATTGAAGACTGCTTAATGCGTTTACAACGACCAAAGTTGGATTTTTATGAAGACTATCACTTTTTCGTTATTCATAAACTGAATGAAGAAACGTTAATTGCTGAGGAATTAAATATTTTCGTTTCCGATCATTTTATTGTGACATTCCACAAAAATGAAGCACCTGAAATCGATAAAGTACAGAAGCTTTTAGAAGAGCAACCGAAATATTGGGAACGCGGTACTTTTTTCCTTACCTATCAAACGATTGATAAAATAGTTGATAGTTATTTCCCTCTCGTCTATAAAATTGAGGACCATTTGAATGCGCTTGAAGATGAATTAACTTATCAAAGTAATGTAAATGCGATGCAAATTGTTTTTGAATTCCGCAGTGATTTACTCCATTTACGGCGCACCATTTTACCAATGCGCGACCTATTATACCGAATACTTAATTCTTATCGCTTTGCCCTAAAAAAATCAGAAAGAGCCTACTTTGGGGATATTCACGACCATTTAGTCAAACTTACGGAAATGGTCGAATCTAATCGTGAGCTGACCGCAGATATGCGTGATAGCTATATGGCTATGAACTCTAGCCGAATGAATGGCATTATGATGATGCTTACAATTGTCTCCACCATTTTCATTCCATTAACATTTATAGCAGGAGTTTATGGCATGAATTTTGATAATATGCCTGAACTACATGGCCGTTACAGCTACTTTATCGTTCTCGGTATTATGCTATTGATTGGGCTATTTATGTTGGTATTTTTCAAATATAAAGGCTGGTTCAAATTGTTTAAACCGTAA